From a region of the uncultured Draconibacterium sp. genome:
- a CDS encoding sigma-70 family RNA polymerase sigma factor produces the protein MNTLYKNIHQEIIDQCKEGSQKAQFQLYKLYYKAMFSVSLRIVNDEMEAEDVMQEAFLSAFKKIETYKGEVSFGAWLKRIVVNRSLDYLKKRKVQFEEVNERTTQIAESRMDTHELDARVLKQAIQELSDGYRIVLSLYLIEGYDHEEISQILGISNSASRTQLLRAKNKLREILRGKEIFSYN, from the coding sequence TTGAATACACTTTATAAAAATATTCATCAGGAGATCATCGATCAGTGCAAGGAAGGAAGCCAGAAGGCACAGTTCCAACTGTACAAGCTTTATTACAAAGCCATGTTCAGCGTAAGCCTGCGGATTGTAAATGATGAGATGGAAGCCGAAGATGTAATGCAGGAAGCCTTTTTAAGTGCATTTAAAAAGATCGAAACTTATAAAGGCGAAGTAAGCTTCGGCGCATGGTTAAAGCGTATTGTTGTAAACCGTTCATTGGATTATTTAAAGAAAAGAAAAGTACAATTTGAGGAGGTAAACGAACGTACCACACAAATTGCCGAAAGCCGGATGGATACACACGAACTGGACGCCAGGGTTTTAAAACAGGCGATACAGGAACTTTCTGACGGCTACCGGATTGTGTTAAGTCTTTACCTGATTGAAGGGTACGACCACGAAGAGATCAGCCAGATTTTGGGCATATCGAATTCAGCTTCGAGAACCCAGCTGCTGAGAGCTAAGAATAAATTAAGAGAGATATTGAGAGGGAAGGAAATATTTTCATACAATTAA
- a CDS encoding threonyl-tRNA synthetase editing domain-containing protein → MKVLVMYVDEFSYQPAEKNLEEVEDITEGAQFSDSILAFIQVEESDEEKDVKSREKKLVNHLKWTARKNNCKSVILHSFAHLSESKASVDFTKELFDLAEKRLQNADFKTAQTPFGYFLDLNIKAPGFSLARIWATL, encoded by the coding sequence ATGAAAGTATTGGTAATGTATGTTGATGAGTTTTCGTACCAGCCGGCAGAGAAAAACCTTGAGGAAGTTGAAGATATTACGGAAGGTGCGCAATTTTCAGATTCGATTTTAGCCTTTATTCAGGTGGAAGAAAGCGACGAAGAAAAAGACGTGAAAAGCCGGGAGAAAAAACTGGTTAACCACCTGAAATGGACCGCACGAAAAAACAATTGTAAAAGTGTAATTCTTCACTCGTTTGCCCACCTTTCGGAATCGAAAGCATCGGTTGATTTTACCAAAGAACTATTCGATTTGGCAGAAAAACGACTTCAAAATGCCGATTTCAAAACAGCACAAACCCCCTTTGGCTATTTCCTCGATCTGAATATTAAAGCACCCGGATTTTCTCTGGCGCGCATTTGGGCAACGCTTTAG
- a CDS encoding amino acid racemase: protein MKKIGLVGGTGWVSSQEYYKIINETVNKNQGGLTFPEIILYSVNYGDIYACNQQNDREGVYSIVKKASETVCNAGANFIALCANTLHFTYEQLETEIDVPILHIADATADAINAKGIKKVGLLGTRETMELDFYKTRLAKHNIEVIVPEKQEREFIHNSIMNELLKEIFLPETKNGFLAIMNKLAEKGAEGMILGCTEIPLLISQDEFKEPLFSTLELHAKAIAEYATTNK from the coding sequence ATGAAGAAAATAGGTTTGGTTGGAGGAACCGGCTGGGTATCGTCGCAGGAATACTACAAGATTATTAACGAAACCGTCAACAAAAACCAGGGCGGATTAACCTTTCCTGAAATTATTTTGTACTCGGTAAATTACGGCGACATTTATGCCTGCAACCAGCAAAACGATCGCGAAGGAGTATATTCCATTGTAAAAAAAGCCAGCGAAACGGTATGTAATGCCGGCGCCAATTTTATTGCTCTTTGTGCCAACACCCTTCATTTTACCTACGAACAGTTAGAAACTGAAATTGATGTTCCGATTTTGCACATTGCCGATGCAACAGCTGATGCCATAAATGCAAAAGGAATAAAAAAAGTTGGATTGTTGGGAACGCGCGAGACCATGGAACTTGACTTCTATAAAACACGATTAGCCAAGCATAATATTGAGGTTATTGTGCCCGAAAAACAGGAACGAGAATTTATCCACAACTCGATTATGAACGAGCTTTTAAAAGAAATTTTTCTTCCGGAAACAAAAAACGGTTTTCTGGCAATAATGAATAAACTGGCTGAAAAAGGTGCCGAAGGAATGATTTTGGGATGCACCGAAATACCTCTGTTGATCAGTCAGGATGAATTTAAAGAGCCGCTGTTCAGCACACTTGAACTACATGCAAAAGCCATTGCCGAATATGCAACTACAAATAAATAA
- a CDS encoding heme-binding domain-containing protein codes for MKKSLSIFAALFFVISLVALGSNKPTKTQAMPEDVKEVIQNSCFGCHNTDSRNEDGKKELDFNKLDSLSKIKMISTYKEIGEVLEKSEMPPKKFLERFPDKALSDDHKQLLLDWSKKEAEALVKGM; via the coding sequence ATGAAAAAGTCATTATCAATTTTTGCCGCACTCTTTTTTGTTATTAGTTTGGTAGCATTAGGCTCCAATAAACCAACAAAGACCCAGGCCATGCCCGAAGATGTTAAAGAAGTAATTCAGAATTCGTGTTTTGGCTGCCACAATACCGACTCCAGAAATGAAGACGGTAAAAAAGAGCTTGATTTTAACAAACTCGACAGTCTTTCGAAAATTAAAATGATTAGTACTTACAAGGAAATTGGTGAAGTACTTGAAAAAAGTGAAATGCCACCCAAAAAGTTCCTGGAAAGATTTCCTGACAAAGCATTAAGCGATGATCATAAACAACTGTTATTGGATTGGTCGAAAAAAGAAGCAGAAGCCTTGGTAAAGGGAATGTAA
- a CDS encoding glycosyltransferase, with protein MLSVNIPVYNIEVVDLVNDLHQQATNLNIDFEIRVYDDGSDEIFKSLNRIVKSKPNVVYTEMAKNLGRAGIRNKLGADSVFDWLLFMDADSKVISPKYLKNYLENRNENRVLCGGTAYAKQKPADPEKLFRWTYGTKREAVTAAVRNRSKGFIITSNNFFLAKEIFERVNFREELREYGHEDTLLGYDLFCADVEIFHLDNPLEHTGLESAQAFLKKSCLALENLKKIGEELLDGDRMFYRQLNFLRKYKRITFFIPSRAIGRLFRKYRNKLEENLKGTRPSLLYFDLYKLGYYAGIKNR; from the coding sequence ATGCTTTCGGTAAATATTCCGGTATATAATATTGAAGTGGTGGATTTGGTGAACGACCTTCACCAACAAGCTACAAACTTGAACATTGATTTTGAAATCAGGGTGTACGACGATGGTTCGGATGAGATTTTTAAATCGCTGAATCGTATCGTTAAAAGCAAGCCAAATGTTGTGTACACAGAAATGGCTAAAAACCTTGGCCGAGCCGGTATTCGTAATAAATTGGGAGCCGACTCGGTGTTTGACTGGTTGTTGTTTATGGATGCTGATTCGAAAGTTATAAGCCCAAAATATTTAAAAAACTACCTGGAAAACCGCAATGAAAACCGGGTGTTGTGTGGAGGAACAGCTTATGCCAAACAAAAACCGGCCGATCCGGAAAAGCTGTTTCGGTGGACTTACGGAACAAAACGTGAGGCCGTAACCGCAGCAGTTCGTAACCGGAGCAAAGGATTTATCATTACTTCCAATAACTTTTTTCTTGCGAAAGAAATTTTTGAACGGGTAAACTTTAGGGAAGAATTGCGTGAATATGGACACGAAGATACGTTGCTGGGCTACGACTTATTTTGTGCGGATGTTGAGATCTTTCATCTTGATAACCCGCTGGAACATACCGGCCTTGAAAGCGCGCAGGCATTTTTGAAAAAGAGCTGTTTGGCGCTCGAGAATTTGAAAAAGATAGGAGAGGAGCTGCTTGATGGCGACCGAATGTTTTACCGGCAACTAAACTTTTTGCGAAAATATAAACGGATAACTTTTTTTATTCCATCGCGAGCTATCGGGCGGCTATTCAGAAAGTACCGTAACAAACTGGAAGAGAACTTAAAAGGTACTCGTCCTTCGTTATTGTATTTCGATTTGTATAAGCTGGGCTACTATGCAGGCATAAAAAACCGCTGA
- a CDS encoding DEAD/DEAH box helicase produces the protein MKFEDYSISNTIKTNLAKNGFRRPTDIQFKAIPPVLRGEDVLAIAQTGTGKTAAFAIPVIHNIQQAKLNQHVQGISCLVMAPTHELAKQISEVFVSISKNTGVKTTVIIGGVDQDPQIDRLKSGTDVLVATPGRLFDLVSQGHLKLHGVKTLILDEADHMLDLGFIKDINDLIRFLPQKRQTLFFSATINKKIKRLAYSLVNNPIRIQISPKNPVAKTIEHQVAFIEMDDKRAFLERLVGENPAAKILAFVRTKVRAERVKKAMERVEIESDTIHSDKEQAERDQTMQRFKSGALKLLIATDVSARGIDIPYVDFVVNYDLPEVAENYVHRVGRTGRGNQKGKAISFCSAEEREILDEIEGFLGKDIHRLDIDKNLYKETLDFTKDTDYNWQKLMRENDRELEEVKKKKKKKK, from the coding sequence ATGAAATTCGAGGATTATTCCATATCCAACACCATAAAAACCAACCTGGCAAAAAACGGATTCCGTCGTCCTACCGACATTCAGTTTAAGGCCATTCCGCCGGTGTTAAGAGGCGAAGATGTTTTGGCCATTGCTCAAACCGGAACCGGAAAAACGGCGGCTTTTGCCATCCCGGTAATTCACAACATTCAACAGGCAAAGTTGAATCAACACGTTCAGGGAATAAGTTGCCTTGTTATGGCTCCAACGCACGAGCTGGCTAAGCAGATCAGCGAAGTATTTGTTTCCATTTCAAAAAATACGGGAGTAAAAACAACCGTAATTATTGGTGGTGTTGATCAGGATCCTCAAATCGACCGCTTAAAAAGTGGCACCGACGTTTTGGTTGCTACTCCCGGTCGTTTGTTCGACTTGGTTAGCCAGGGCCACCTGAAATTGCATGGTGTGAAAACGCTGATTTTGGACGAAGCCGACCACATGCTCGACCTCGGTTTTATAAAAGATATCAACGACCTGATACGTTTTCTGCCTCAAAAGCGGCAGACTTTGTTCTTTTCGGCAACCATCAATAAAAAGATTAAAAGACTTGCTTATTCGCTGGTAAACAATCCTATTCGCATTCAGATATCGCCCAAAAATCCAGTAGCAAAAACCATCGAGCACCAGGTGGCATTTATCGAAATGGATGACAAAAGAGCTTTTCTGGAACGGCTTGTGGGCGAAAATCCGGCAGCTAAAATTCTGGCATTTGTACGAACAAAAGTACGTGCCGAGCGCGTGAAAAAAGCGATGGAACGTGTTGAAATTGAAAGCGACACCATTCACAGCGATAAAGAACAGGCAGAGCGCGATCAAACCATGCAACGATTTAAAAGCGGAGCGCTTAAATTACTTATAGCTACTGATGTTAGTGCCCGCGGAATTGATATTCCGTACGTGGATTTTGTAGTGAATTACGACCTGCCGGAAGTTGCCGAAAACTATGTACACCGCGTAGGACGAACAGGGCGCGGCAACCAAAAAGGGAAAGCCATTTCGTTCTGTAGTGCAGAAGAACGTGAAATTCTGGACGAAATTGAAGGCTTTTTGGGGAAAGACATTCATCGTCTTGATATCGACAAAAACCTTTACAAAGAAACGCTGGACTTTACAAAAGACACCGATTACAACTGGCAAAAATTAATGCGCGAAAACGATCGCGAATTAGAAGAGGTAAAAAAGAAGAAAAAAAAGAAAAAGTAA
- a CDS encoding heme-binding domain-containing protein → MRRILRFLVIILLLAFIVIQFFQPEKNNQGVSSNHIFNQVEVPENIQNLLTTSCLDCHSNHTNYWWYNHIAPISWMVGDHIAEGKSELNFSEWGTMDIFEKITILEEICQEAERKSMPLKSYRTIHPKAKLSDEQIAELCDWTTKLAEELLANAASK, encoded by the coding sequence ATGCGCCGAATACTTCGATTTCTAGTAATTATATTGCTGCTTGCTTTTATCGTTATCCAGTTTTTTCAACCCGAAAAAAATAACCAAGGAGTAAGCAGCAATCATATTTTCAACCAGGTAGAAGTTCCTGAAAATATCCAAAATCTGCTGACAACCTCCTGTTTGGATTGCCACTCGAACCATACAAACTACTGGTGGTACAACCACATTGCGCCAATTTCGTGGATGGTGGGCGATCATATTGCAGAAGGTAAATCAGAACTTAATTTTTCGGAATGGGGAACCATGGACATTTTTGAAAAGATTACAATACTGGAAGAGATTTGCCAGGAAGCGGAACGAAAGTCTATGCCGTTAAAATCGTACCGTACCATTCACCCAAAAGCAAAATTAAGCGACGAACAAATTGCAGAACTTTGCGACTGGACCACCAAACTGGCAGAAGAATTACTTGCCAACGCAGCGAGTAAATAA
- a CDS encoding redoxin domain-containing protein, giving the protein MTRFLFLFLLFLSFQLNAQHYNIEVQLDGAPNTTVQLAYHYLGKIYAADKTTLDENGQGTFTGDSILTEGLYKILVDKDRHFDFLLGADQDFKISNSTYEGKEAKIEGAAESEAFVDYMNFLADLQQQSSSLNNAYRNANATEREKIAQQREALNDEMHDYWAMIDKKFPDSFLYKFLTANYVPKLDESTLPKEVQKNDSLLLLAQFNYQKEHFWDYFDYTDERYLFTPFYKTKLETWFNKVLYPGYDSVKPYVYQFIEDVKPNKRLFQFVTSFFLNSSINSNIMGMDALFVDIARDYYLSGQAFWATEESLEAIRENVLFMQDNLIGEIAPDLTLESFDGEFINLHQIESKLTAVLIYEPNCSHCKVFVPEFYKEVYLPYKDKGLTVYAIYSMDDKAEWTEFLAKHNMFDWINVWDPQHISRFKIKYDARKTPGVYLLDENKKIIGKKMTIEQLKEIIPLDLN; this is encoded by the coding sequence ATGACACGTTTCCTTTTTCTGTTTCTACTTTTTTTAAGTTTTCAGCTTAACGCACAGCACTATAATATTGAAGTTCAGCTTGACGGAGCTCCCAATACAACGGTTCAGCTGGCGTACCATTACCTGGGCAAAATTTATGCGGCCGACAAAACTACATTAGACGAAAACGGGCAGGGAACATTTACAGGCGATAGCATTTTAACCGAAGGACTATACAAAATACTGGTGGATAAGGACCGCCATTTTGATTTTCTATTGGGTGCCGACCAGGATTTTAAAATAAGCAATTCCACCTACGAGGGTAAGGAAGCAAAAATAGAAGGTGCCGCAGAATCAGAAGCTTTTGTCGATTACATGAATTTTTTGGCAGACCTGCAGCAACAGAGCTCCTCATTAAATAATGCCTACCGAAATGCCAATGCCACAGAAAGAGAAAAAATAGCCCAACAACGCGAGGCGCTGAACGACGAGATGCACGATTACTGGGCAATGATTGATAAAAAGTTTCCCGACTCATTTCTCTACAAATTTTTAACGGCTAATTACGTTCCCAAACTCGATGAATCAACGCTGCCAAAAGAAGTTCAGAAGAACGATTCCTTACTCCTTTTGGCTCAGTTCAACTATCAGAAAGAACATTTCTGGGATTATTTCGATTATACCGACGAACGCTATCTGTTCACTCCTTTTTATAAAACCAAACTTGAAACGTGGTTTAACAAGGTGTTGTATCCGGGCTATGATTCAGTGAAGCCTTATGTTTACCAATTTATTGAAGATGTAAAACCCAATAAACGCTTATTTCAGTTTGTCACGTCCTTTTTCCTGAACAGCAGCATTAACAGCAACATTATGGGTATGGACGCCCTGTTTGTAGATATTGCCCGCGATTATTACTTGAGTGGCCAGGCTTTTTGGGCAACGGAAGAATCGCTGGAGGCCATTCGAGAGAATGTACTCTTTATGCAGGATAACCTGATCGGAGAAATTGCTCCCGACCTCACACTGGAAAGCTTTGATGGCGAATTTATCAACCTGCACCAAATCGAATCAAAATTAACGGCAGTTCTGATTTACGAGCCCAATTGTTCTCATTGTAAGGTTTTTGTTCCCGAATTCTACAAAGAAGTATACCTGCCCTACAAAGACAAAGGACTGACGGTGTATGCTATTTATTCGATGGACGACAAGGCCGAATGGACCGAATTTTTAGCCAAACACAATATGTTCGACTGGATAAATGTTTGGGATCCGCAACATATATCGAGATTTAAAATAAAGTACGATGCGAGAAAAACGCCCGGCGTTTATCTGCTTGATGAGAACAAAAAAATCATCGGTAAAAAGATGACTATAGAACAATTAAAAGAAATTATTCCGCTTGATTTGAACTAA
- a CDS encoding T9SS type A sorting domain-containing protein codes for MRLYIPVLIVLIFVCNSVSAQLSEGGFPLQVVTLKSSDRAFVKMPVLKQSVVEKAMTANKISDTQLKALTFAHAFNVDFSPSNSGVWYSTNAGFNVWRITISSGNAYSLNLIFDDFELNNKGRLFIYNEDNNQYLGAFTSRNNKPSHKFAVAPVAGDKITVQYEVPEEIGTPNDFRITRVNHDFMGILKSDRRPINGEPAGECNVDVNCEIGDRWNEVKNAVVRLIVDGREVCTGTLLNNTAENKKPYVLSASHCYDKWEFAETTVYTFNYESPYCAPLDGDPIHSLSGAIMKAHYDSLDFALVELDDLPPPDFMPYYAGWDRSPVLPDSSVTIHHPLGDIKKISFDYDAPQYTTFTSSTVKNPKNGSFNILRWDEGVTEVGSSGGALFNMNKQVIGTLSGGAAYCGNPVNDYFARFTKQWDFSSDTTKQLKYWLDPLVTGTLSLSGKQFNTNEDLCNAFTNLTDTDEHGNIALTVSGETEGYWGGTNSAGITEIVEHFSINGNEILDGVSFGVGKLVTNNNNSRITVKVYNGSTYPENLLYSKKVTIDHWAEDAMNYVSFDQMVEPSGDFFVGFELSEINAADTFAIYQSLREYEDATNHLYIRQNGTWKSFSSLNTQNYAMVNVMELVACNYSLLTDTQTVEQPKNVWVYPNPTSGELNLESDNEIDPENVVVYNLIGQEIKTSVIKTDNFRIKLNLHGKTAGVYFVRFPYGNTFVTRKVSYVPW; via the coding sequence ATGCGTTTGTATATTCCAGTTTTAATTGTACTTATTTTTGTGTGTAATTCGGTAAGTGCACAGTTGTCGGAAGGAGGATTTCCTTTGCAGGTTGTTACTTTAAAAAGTTCCGACAGGGCATTTGTTAAAATGCCGGTATTAAAACAAAGTGTCGTTGAAAAAGCAATGACAGCAAACAAAATATCTGATACACAGTTAAAGGCATTAACTTTTGCACATGCATTTAATGTCGATTTTAGCCCTTCAAATTCAGGAGTGTGGTATTCAACAAACGCAGGTTTTAACGTTTGGCGCATTACCATTTCGTCAGGTAATGCCTATTCGCTAAATCTTATTTTCGACGATTTTGAGTTAAACAACAAAGGGCGTTTATTTATTTATAACGAAGATAATAACCAATACCTCGGTGCTTTTACCTCGCGAAACAATAAACCTTCACATAAATTTGCAGTGGCACCGGTTGCCGGTGATAAAATTACCGTGCAATATGAAGTTCCTGAAGAAATAGGGACTCCGAATGATTTTAGGATTACCCGCGTTAATCACGATTTTATGGGCATTTTAAAATCTGACCGACGGCCTATAAACGGAGAGCCTGCCGGAGAATGTAATGTTGATGTGAACTGTGAAATAGGCGATCGCTGGAATGAGGTGAAAAATGCAGTTGTACGATTAATTGTTGATGGCCGGGAAGTATGCACCGGAACCCTGCTTAATAATACTGCAGAGAACAAAAAACCTTATGTTTTGTCGGCATCGCATTGTTACGACAAGTGGGAATTTGCAGAAACCACGGTTTATACCTTTAATTACGAAAGCCCTTATTGTGCGCCTTTGGATGGCGATCCGATTCATTCACTTTCAGGGGCGATTATGAAAGCACATTACGATAGTCTGGATTTTGCACTGGTAGAGTTGGACGATCTGCCACCGCCCGATTTCATGCCGTATTATGCGGGTTGGGACCGATCGCCCGTATTACCCGATTCTTCAGTAACGATTCATCATCCGCTGGGCGATATCAAAAAAATATCGTTTGATTATGATGCTCCTCAATATACAACCTTTACTTCATCGACGGTTAAAAATCCCAAAAACGGATCGTTTAATATATTGCGTTGGGACGAGGGTGTGACAGAAGTCGGTTCATCGGGAGGAGCATTGTTTAATATGAACAAACAAGTGATTGGCACTTTATCGGGAGGAGCTGCTTATTGCGGGAATCCCGTGAACGATTATTTTGCCCGCTTTACAAAGCAATGGGACTTTAGTTCCGACACCACAAAACAATTAAAATATTGGCTCGACCCACTGGTAACAGGAACTTTGTCGTTAAGTGGAAAACAATTTAATACCAATGAAGACTTGTGTAATGCATTCACAAATCTGACCGATACGGATGAACATGGAAATATTGCCCTTACTGTTTCGGGCGAGACCGAAGGCTATTGGGGCGGAACTAATTCGGCAGGAATAACAGAAATTGTAGAGCACTTTTCCATCAACGGTAATGAAATTCTGGATGGCGTTTCGTTTGGTGTTGGGAAACTGGTTACCAATAACAACAATAGCCGGATAACCGTGAAGGTATATAACGGTAGCACTTACCCGGAGAACCTGTTGTACAGTAAAAAAGTAACGATTGACCATTGGGCTGAAGATGCCATGAACTATGTAAGTTTCGATCAGATGGTTGAGCCTTCGGGGGATTTTTTCGTAGGTTTCGAATTGAGTGAAATTAATGCTGCTGATACCTTTGCAATCTATCAATCATTGCGCGAATATGAAGATGCAACCAACCATCTTTATATACGGCAAAATGGTACATGGAAAAGTTTTTCATCGCTGAATACCCAAAACTACGCCATGGTTAATGTTATGGAGTTGGTTGCTTGTAACTACAGTTTACTAACGGATACACAAACTGTAGAGCAACCTAAAAACGTTTGGGTGTATCCAAATCCAACATCTGGCGAACTAAACCTGGAGTCGGATAACGAAATTGATCCGGAGAATGTTGTGGTGTATAACTTAATCGGGCAGGAAATAAAAACTTCAGTTATAAAAACCGATAATTTCCGTATAAAACTCAACCTGCATGGAAAAACTGCGGGTGTTTATTTTGTGCGTTTTCCTTACGGAAATACTTTTGTTACCCGGAAAGTCTCGTATGTTCCATGGTAA
- the ilvC gene encoding ketol-acid reductoisomerase: MENYFNTLPLRLQLDQLGKCDFMDESEFADGVEKLKGKQIVVLGCGAQGLHQGLNLRDSGLNVAYALRQTAIDEKRASYVNATENGFEVGTFEELVPKADLVLNLTPDKQHTPVVNKVVPLMKKGACLAYSHGFNIVEEGMQIRDDITVIMVAPKSPGSEVRAEYLRGFGVPTLIAVHRENDPNGDGLEIAKAYAVGTGGHKAGVLHSSFVAEVKSDLMGEQTILCGLLQTGSILSFDKMIEKGIDAGYASKLIQYGWETITEALKLGGITNMMDRLSNPAKIEAYKLSEELKEIMRPLFEKHMDDIMSGEFSSTMMEDWANDDKNLLGWRAATGETAFEKTPAGDVEISEQDYFDNGTLMVAFVKSGVELAFEVMTESGIKEESAYYESLHETPLIANTIARKKLFEMNRTISDTAEYGCYLFDHACKPLLTDFMKKIDTDVIGKNFNEGKSTHVDNKELIEINDEIRYHDVEIIGAELREAMESMKSII; the protein is encoded by the coding sequence ATGGAAAATTATTTCAATACATTACCTCTTCGTCTTCAGTTAGACCAGTTGGGTAAATGCGACTTTATGGATGAGTCGGAATTTGCAGACGGAGTTGAAAAACTTAAAGGAAAACAAATTGTAGTATTGGGTTGTGGAGCACAGGGATTACACCAGGGCTTGAACCTTCGCGACAGCGGATTAAATGTTGCTTACGCGTTGCGTCAGACTGCCATCGACGAAAAACGTGCATCGTATGTAAATGCTACCGAAAACGGTTTTGAAGTTGGTACTTTCGAAGAATTGGTGCCTAAAGCCGATCTTGTACTGAATCTTACACCAGATAAACAACATACTCCGGTAGTGAACAAGGTGGTTCCTTTGATGAAAAAAGGTGCTTGCCTGGCTTATTCGCATGGTTTTAACATTGTTGAAGAAGGAATGCAGATTCGCGATGATATTACCGTGATTATGGTGGCTCCAAAATCTCCGGGTTCAGAAGTACGTGCCGAGTACCTGCGCGGGTTTGGTGTACCTACATTGATTGCAGTTCACCGCGAAAACGATCCGAACGGAGATGGTTTGGAAATTGCCAAAGCTTATGCTGTTGGTACCGGTGGTCATAAAGCAGGTGTTTTACATTCGTCGTTTGTTGCCGAGGTAAAATCAGACCTTATGGGCGAGCAAACCATTCTTTGTGGTTTATTGCAAACCGGTTCTATCCTGAGTTTCGATAAAATGATTGAAAAAGGAATCGACGCCGGTTATGCATCAAAACTGATTCAGTACGGATGGGAAACAATTACTGAAGCCTTAAAACTTGGTGGAATTACCAATATGATGGATCGCTTGTCGAATCCGGCTAAAATTGAAGCTTATAAACTTTCAGAGGAATTGAAAGAAATTATGCGTCCGTTGTTTGAAAAACATATGGATGATATTATGTCTGGAGAATTCTCTTCAACCATGATGGAAGACTGGGCTAACGACGATAAAAACCTGTTGGGATGGCGTGCTGCTACCGGGGAAACTGCTTTTGAGAAAACTCCGGCTGGCGACGTTGAAATTAGCGAACAGGATTATTTCGACAATGGAACCTTAATGGTTGCATTTGTAAAATCAGGTGTTGAGCTGGCATTTGAAGTGATGACAGAATCGGGAATTAAAGAGGAATCGGCTTATTACGAGTCGTTACACGAAACTCCGCTGATTGCCAACACCATTGCACGTAAAAAACTGTTCGAAATGAACCGTACAATTTCAGATACTGCTGAATACGGTTGTTACCTTTTCGATCATGCTTGCAAGCCGTTATTAACCGACTTCATGAAAAAAATTGATACTGATGTTATTGGTAAAAATTTCAACGAAGGAAAAAGCACCCACGTTGATAACAAAGAGTTGATTGAAATTAACGACGAAATTCGTTACCACGATGTTGAGATTATTGGTGCCGAATTGCGCGAGGCTATGGAATCAATGAAATCGATTATCTAA
- a CDS encoding DUF1080 domain-containing protein, translated as MARSGFIYLSCMLAFITLFTYCNSPAKKDSNSKQEYAPAIPVGWQALFNGNTLDNWEITSFGTEGPVKVLDGSIVINYGDGCSGITWTDTFPKVNYEVQLEARKMVGNDFFCGMTFPVNDDFCSLIVGGWGGPVVGLSNIDGYDASENETQVLKNFEKEVWYTIRLQVTETTISAWIDDEKLVDCSYNTHKLSIRPEVSLSKPFGICTWMTTAELRNIAMRKIEGK; from the coding sequence ATGGCGCGTTCAGGATTTATTTACTTGAGTTGTATGTTGGCTTTTATAACGTTGTTTACGTATTGTAACAGCCCGGCAAAGAAAGACAGTAATTCGAAACAGGAATATGCTCCGGCCATTCCCGTGGGCTGGCAGGCCTTGTTTAATGGGAATACACTCGATAACTGGGAAATAACCTCATTCGGCACTGAAGGACCAGTAAAGGTTTTGGATGGAAGTATAGTTATTAATTATGGCGATGGTTGCAGTGGAATTACCTGGACAGATACTTTCCCGAAAGTAAATTACGAAGTACAACTGGAGGCCCGCAAAATGGTTGGTAACGACTTTTTTTGTGGAATGACTTTCCCGGTTAATGATGATTTTTGCTCGCTGATTGTAGGAGGGTGGGGCGGTCCCGTTGTCGGCTTGAGCAATATTGATGGTTACGATGCTTCGGAGAACGAAACGCAGGTACTGAAAAACTTTGAAAAAGAAGTGTGGTACACCATCCGGCTGCAGGTAACAGAAACGACGATCAGTGCGTGGATCGACGATGAGAAACTGGTGGATTGCAGTTATAACACTCATAAATTGAGTATCCGGCCGGAGGTGTCGCTTTCAAAACCGTTTGGAATATGTACCTGGATGACAACCGCCGAGCTGCGTAATATTGCCATGCGGAAAATTGAAGGCAAGTGA